The Arthrobacter sp. PM3 genome contains the following window.
AATGCCGCAGGCGCCATCGTGGCGTCCAGGCTCTCCTGCGCAGACGCCATGCCGACGCCGGAGGAAGTCACCTCGCTGCTGGCTGAGCGTGGCCGCCTCGCCCCCGGCCAGTTCGCCACCCAGAACGCCCCGGAAGGAGCAGCACTATGAGTGTCCACTCCACCGTCCCGACGCCGGCTCCGGCCGCCGCGGACGACGACCCCCGCCGCTACGAGCACCTGAGCACCATCCGGCTCGAGGACCCCGACGCGATCGCCCGCGCGGCCAAGGGCCGCCGCCGCCACCCCGGGCTGAAGTACGGTTCCCAGAATTTCATCGTGGCCGCCGACCATCCGGCCCGCGGGGCCCTCGCCGTCGGGTCCGATCCGGTGGCGATGGCGGACCGCCGCCAACTGCTGGACCGGCTCCGGATCGCGCTGGCCAACCCCCTCGTCGACGGTGTCCTGGCCTCGCCGGACATCATGGATGACCTGCTGCTGCTCGGCGCGCTGGAGGGCAAGCTGCTGTTCGGGTCAATGAACCGCGGCGGCCTGGCCGGCCTGGTCAACGAGTTCGATGACCGCTTCACCGGGCACACCGCAGCGGCACTCGAGGCCCTCGGCGCCGACGGCGGCAAGATGCTGACCCGCATCTGCCTGGGCGATCCGGACACTGTGGCCACCATGGAAGCCACCGCCAAGGTCATCGATTCGCTGGCCGAGCGCAAGCTGATCGCCATGGTGGAGCCCTTCCTCTCCGTCCGCGACGCCAACGGCAAGGTCCGCAATGACCTCTCCACCGACGCCGTCATCAAGTCGGTCGCCATCGCCGAAGGCCTCGGCTCCACGAGCGCCTACACGTGGATGAAGCTGCCGGTCGTGGCCGACATGGAACGCGTCATGGCCGCCACCACCATGCCCACGGTCCTGCTCGGGGGAGACCCGGACAGCAGCCAGGACGAGGTCTTCGCCAGCTGGGGAGCGGCCCTGGCCCTGCCCGGTGTCCAGGGCCTCACGGTCGGCCGGACCCTGCTGTATCCGGCCGACGGCGACGTCGCCGGCGCCGTCGCCACGGCAGCCTCCCTCCTGAACCGCCCCGCCTCAGACCGCACCGCAGAAGTATCGGAGTAAATACCCATGGGATCTGTAACCCGTCGGATGACCGTGGCGCAGGCCGTGGTCGAGTTCCTGTCCAAGCAGTACACCGTTGACTCGATCAACGGGGTGGAGTTCCGGGAGCGCCTGATTCCGGGCACCTTCGGTATTTTCGGGCACGGCAATGTGGCCGGTGTCGGGCAGGCGCTCAAGCAGTACCAGCAGCTGGATCCGCGGATCATGCCGTACTACCAGGGCCGCAACGAGCAGGCCCAGGCGCACCAGGCCGTCGGCTACGCCCGGCACACCCGCCGCCGGCAGACCTTCGCGATCAGCACCTCGATCGGACCGGGGTCCTCGAACCTGCTCACCGGTGCCGCCCTGGCGACGACCAACCGTCTGCCGGTGCTGCTGCTGCCCAGTGACACGTTCGCCACCCGCGCCGCGGACCCGGTGCTGCAGCAGCTCGAACAGCCCTACGCGTACGACATCACGGTCAACGACGCGTTCCGCCCGCTGTCGAAGTTCTTCGACCGGGTCTCCCGCCCCGAGCAGCTGTTCTCCGCGTTTCACCACGGCCTGCGCGTCCTGACGGACCCGGCCGAGACCGGCGCGGTCACGATCTCCCTGCCCCAGGATGTCCAGGCCGAGGCCCTCGACGTGCCCGAGGAGTTCCTGGCCGAGCGCGAATGGCGGATCCGCCGCCCGGAGGCCGAGGATGAAGACGTCCGCCGCGCCGCGGCCGCGATCCGTGCCGCGAAGCGGCCCCTGATCATCGCCGGCGGCGGCGTCCTCTACGCCTACGCCAACGACGAGCTCGCGAAGTTCGCCGAACTGACCGGCATCCCGGTCGGCAACACCCAGGCCGGCGTCGGCGTCCTGCCCTGGGACCACAAGCACTCGCTCGGCGCGATCGGCTCCACCGGCACGACGGCGGCCAATGCCATCGCCGCCGAAGCGGACCTGATTATCGGGATCGGCACCCGGTACGAGGACTTCACCACCGCGTCCCGGACCGCCTTCCAGAACCCGGACGTGCGCTTCGTCAACATCAACGTCGCCCCGATCGACGCGTACAAGCACGGCACCACCATCCCGGTGGTGGCCGACGCCCGCAAGGCCCTGGTCAAGCTGAACCAGGCCCTCGGCGGCTACCGAGTCGGCGCGGACCTCGAACAGCAGGTCGCGAACGAGAAGCAGCGCTGGAACGCCACCGTGGACACGGCGTTCGATACCCGCAACACCCCGCTGCCGGCGCAGAACGAGATCATCGGCGCCACCAACCGGGCCATGGACGCCCAGGATGTGGTGATCTGCGCGGCCGGCTCGCTGCCCGGTGACCTGCACAAGATGTGGCGCGTCCGTGACCCGTTCGGCTACCACGTCGAATACGCCTACTCCTGCATGGGCTACGAAATCCCCGGCGGGCTGGGCGTCAAACGTGCCGCGCTGGCCGAGGCCAAGGCCGGCGGCACGGACCGCGACGTCGTCGTCATGGTCGGGGACGGCTCCTACCTGATGATGCACACCGAACTCGTCACCGCCGTCGCCGAGCGCATCAAGCTGATCGTCGTCCTGATCCAGAACCACGGCTACGCCTCCATCGGCTCGCTCTCCGAATCCCTGGGCTCGCAGCGCTTCGGCACCCAGTACCGGGCGCTGGACGAGGAGCACCACAGCTTCGACGACGGCGAGAAGCTCCCGATCGACCTCGCCACCAACGCCGAATCCCTCGGCGTGAAGGTGATCCGGATCGAACCGGGCGAGAAAGTCATCGCCGAACTCGAACAGGCCATCCGCGACGCGAAAGCCGCCCCGGAAAACGGCGGCCCGATCGTCATCCATATCGAATCCGACCCGCTGCTGGATGCCCCGTCCTCCGAGTCCTGGTGGGACGTCCCGGTCTCCCAGGTCTCCGAGCTCGAATCCACCAAGCAGGCCTTCCAGACCTACGTCGACCACAAGTCACGCCAGCGCAAACTGCTCGGCTGAGTCTCACTTCACCACGAACAGTCACAGACAAAAAACAGTCACAGACAAAAACAGTCACAGACCAAGGAAGTCCATCACCATGTCAACGACGACGTCCACCACGACGATCAACCACTTCATCAACGGTGCCGAAGCCGCCGGCGAGGGCGACCGCACCCAGCCCGTGTACAACCCGGCCACCGGCGCCGTCTCGGGCGAGCTGCGCCTGGCCAACCGTGCCGACCTCGACGCCACGGTCGCCGCCGCCCGCAAGGCTGCCGACACCTGGGGCGACATTTCCCTGGCCAAGCGCACCGCCGTCCTGTTCAAGTTCCGCGAGCTCGTCGCCGCGCACGTCGATGAGCTCGCGGAGCTGGTCACGGCCGAGCACGGCAAGGTCCTCTCCGACGCCAAGGGCGAGATCGGCCGCGGCCTGGAAGTCGTCGAGTTCGCCTGCGGCATCCCGCAGCTGCTCAAGGGCGACTACTCCGACCAGGTCTCCACCGGCATCGACGTCTTCTCCTTCCGTGAGCCCCTGGGAGTGGTGGCGGGCATTACCCCGTTCAACTTCCCGGTCATGGTGCCGCTGTGGATGGCCCCGATGGCGATCGCCACCGGCAACGCGTTCATCCTCAAGCCCTCCGAGCGCGACCCGTCGGCTTCCATGCTGCTGGCGAAGCTGTGGAAGCAGGCGGGCCTGCCCGACGGCGTGTTCCAGGTCCTGCACGGCGACAAGGAAACCGTCGACGGCCTGCTGACCCACCCGGACGTGGACGGCATCTCCTTCGTCGGCTCCACCCCGATCGCCAGGTACGTCCACGAGACCGCGACCGCGCACGGCAAGCGCGTCCAGGCCCTTGGCGGGGCGAAGAACCACGCGATCATCCTGCCCGACGCGGACCTGGACAACGCCGCTGACCACCTCGCCGCCGCCGCGTTCGGCTCGGCCGGGGAACGCTGCATGGCCATCTCCGTCGCCGTCGCCGTCGGCGAGGCCGCGGACCTGCTGGTGAAGAAGGTCGAAGAACGCGCCCTGGCCGTGAAGGTCAACAACGGCACCGCCCCCGGCGCCGAGATGGGCCCGGTGATCACTGCGGCCTCCAAGGAACGCATCGAACGGATCGTCACCGAAGCCGAAACCGCCGGCGCCGCCATGGTCGTGGACGGCCGCGACCTCGTCGTCCCCGGCCACGAGGACGGCTTCTGGGTCGGGCCCACCGTCCTGGACCACGTCAAGACCGAAATGAGCGCCTACACCGAGGAAATCTTCGGCCCCGTCCTCGTCGTCGTCCGCGTCGACACCCTCGAAGACGGCATCGAGCTGATCAACGCCAACCCCTACGGCAACGGCACCGCCATCTTCACCTCCTCGGGAGCGGCGGCCCGGAAGTTCCAGCGCTCCGTCACGGTCGGCATGATCGGCATCAACGTGCCCCTGCCCGTGCCCGTGGCCTACCACTCCTTCGGCGGCTGGAAGGCCTCCCTCTTCGGCGACAAGCACATCTACGGCCCCGAAGGCGTCTCCTTCTACACCCGCGGCAAGGTCATCACCTCCCGCTGGCCCGAAACCCACCACGCCTCCGGCGCCTCCTACAACTTCCCGTCGAACTGACACCTCAACAACCACTATCGATTGCTCCGTAACCGCCGTTTTGAGCGTCCAAAAGGGCACCTGCGGAGCAATCGGTGAGAAGGAACGGATATGACTGAGAACAAGCTGATCATCGGCACCGCGCCGGACTCCTGGGGTGTCTGGTTCGCGGATGACCCCAAGCAGACCCCGTGGGAGCGCTTCCTGGACGAGGTGGCCGAATCCGGCTACAAGTGGATCGAGCTGGGCCCGTACGGCTACCTGCCCACCGACCCGGCCCGCCTCGCCGAAGAGCTGAAGGCGCGCGACCTGCAGATCTCGGCCGGGACCGTCTTCACCGCCTTCCACCGCGGCGCCCACCAGTACGACGAAGCCTGGGAGCCGGCCCGCAAGGTCGCCGAACTCACGGCAGCCATGGGCGGCGAACACATCGTGGTCATCCCGGCCATGTGGCGCGACGACGTCACCGGCGAGGCCGTGGAGAGCGGCACGCTTTCCGAGCAGGCCTGGAGCGACCTCTTCGCCGGCCACAACCGGATGGGTAAGACCCTCCTGGAGGACTTCGGCCTGAAGCAGCAGTTCCACTCGCACGCCGATTCCCACGTCGGTGCCCAGGAGGACATCGAAACCCTCCTGGCCGCCACGGACCCGCAGTACCTGAACCTGTGCCTGGACACCGGCCACGCCGAATACTGCGGTGCCTCCAGCCTGGACCTGATCAAGAACTACCCGGACCGGATCGGCTACCTGCACCTGAAGCAGATCAACCCGGACATCCTCAAAAAGGTCAACGAGGAAAACATGACCTGGGCCGCCGCCAACCTGGCCGGCGTCATGACCGAGCCGCCGAACGGCCTGCCGGACCTGCGCGCCGTCATCGAAGCCGTCGAGGGCCTCAACCGCCCGATCTTTGGCATCGTGGAACAGGACATGTACCCCGTGGCCTTCGACGTCCCCATGCCGATCGCCAAGCGCACCCGCAACTACCTGCTCTCCTGCGGCTCCCGCACCGCCGTCAACTAGTTCCACTAGATAGAAGGAATACACACCATGACCAAGACCCTCCGCGTTGCCGTTATCGGCGCCGGCCGTATGGGCGCAGACCACATCCAGCGGCTCAACACCCGCATCCACGGAGCCGAAGTTGCCGCCGTCGTCGACGTCGACCTCGCCCGGGCGCAGGCCGCCATCGAAGGCCTCCCGGGCGCCGTCGCCCTGGCCGACGCCGAAGAAGCCCTCAACAACGGCGACGTCAACGCCGTCCTGATCGCCACCCCCGGCTTCCTGCACGAGGACATCCTGCTCAAGGCCATCGCCAAGGACATCCCGAT
Protein-coding sequences here:
- the iolD gene encoding 3D-(3,5/4)-trihydroxycyclohexane-1,2-dione acylhydrolase (decyclizing); amino-acid sequence: MGSVTRRMTVAQAVVEFLSKQYTVDSINGVEFRERLIPGTFGIFGHGNVAGVGQALKQYQQLDPRIMPYYQGRNEQAQAHQAVGYARHTRRRQTFAISTSIGPGSSNLLTGAALATTNRLPVLLLPSDTFATRAADPVLQQLEQPYAYDITVNDAFRPLSKFFDRVSRPEQLFSAFHHGLRVLTDPAETGAVTISLPQDVQAEALDVPEEFLAEREWRIRRPEAEDEDVRRAAAAIRAAKRPLIIAGGGVLYAYANDELAKFAELTGIPVGNTQAGVGVLPWDHKHSLGAIGSTGTTAANAIAAEADLIIGIGTRYEDFTTASRTAFQNPDVRFVNINVAPIDAYKHGTTIPVVADARKALVKLNQALGGYRVGADLEQQVANEKQRWNATVDTAFDTRNTPLPAQNEIIGATNRAMDAQDVVICAAGSLPGDLHKMWRVRDPFGYHVEYAYSCMGYEIPGGLGVKRAALAEAKAGGTDRDVVVMVGDGSYLMMHTELVTAVAERIKLIVVLIQNHGYASIGSLSESLGSQRFGTQYRALDEEHHSFDDGEKLPIDLATNAESLGVKVIRIEPGEKVIAELEQAIRDAKAAPENGGPIVIHIESDPLLDAPSSESWWDVPVSQVSELESTKQAFQTYVDHKSRQRKLLG
- a CDS encoding deoxyribose-phosphate aldolase; translation: MSVHSTVPTPAPAAADDDPRRYEHLSTIRLEDPDAIARAAKGRRRHPGLKYGSQNFIVAADHPARGALAVGSDPVAMADRRQLLDRLRIALANPLVDGVLASPDIMDDLLLLGALEGKLLFGSMNRGGLAGLVNEFDDRFTGHTAAALEALGADGGKMLTRICLGDPDTVATMEATAKVIDSLAERKLIAMVEPFLSVRDANGKVRNDLSTDAVIKSVAIAEGLGSTSAYTWMKLPVVADMERVMAATTMPTVLLGGDPDSSQDEVFASWGAALALPGVQGLTVGRTLLYPADGDVAGAVATAASLLNRPASDRTAEVSE
- a CDS encoding sugar phosphate isomerase/epimerase, giving the protein MTENKLIIGTAPDSWGVWFADDPKQTPWERFLDEVAESGYKWIELGPYGYLPTDPARLAEELKARDLQISAGTVFTAFHRGAHQYDEAWEPARKVAELTAAMGGEHIVVIPAMWRDDVTGEAVESGTLSEQAWSDLFAGHNRMGKTLLEDFGLKQQFHSHADSHVGAQEDIETLLAATDPQYLNLCLDTGHAEYCGASSLDLIKNYPDRIGYLHLKQINPDILKKVNEENMTWAAANLAGVMTEPPNGLPDLRAVIEAVEGLNRPIFGIVEQDMYPVAFDVPMPIAKRTRNYLLSCGSRTAVN
- a CDS encoding CoA-acylating methylmalonate-semialdehyde dehydrogenase, giving the protein MSTTTSTTTINHFINGAEAAGEGDRTQPVYNPATGAVSGELRLANRADLDATVAAARKAADTWGDISLAKRTAVLFKFRELVAAHVDELAELVTAEHGKVLSDAKGEIGRGLEVVEFACGIPQLLKGDYSDQVSTGIDVFSFREPLGVVAGITPFNFPVMVPLWMAPMAIATGNAFILKPSERDPSASMLLAKLWKQAGLPDGVFQVLHGDKETVDGLLTHPDVDGISFVGSTPIARYVHETATAHGKRVQALGGAKNHAIILPDADLDNAADHLAAAAFGSAGERCMAISVAVAVGEAADLLVKKVEERALAVKVNNGTAPGAEMGPVITAASKERIERIVTEAETAGAAMVVDGRDLVVPGHEDGFWVGPTVLDHVKTEMSAYTEEIFGPVLVVVRVDTLEDGIELINANPYGNGTAIFTSSGAAARKFQRSVTVGMIGINVPLPVPVAYHSFGGWKASLFGDKHIYGPEGVSFYTRGKVITSRWPETHHASGASYNFPSN